From a region of the Nothobranchius furzeri strain GRZ-AD chromosome 12, NfurGRZ-RIMD1, whole genome shotgun sequence genome:
- the LOC139062267 gene encoding putative uncharacterized protein ENSP00000383309 — MMSLTAFTKIQCNQYQHRANIISNQYRASITSNQYRARVTSNQARVTSNQYRARVTSNQYRVNVTNNQHRARVTSNQYRARVTSNQARVTSNQYRARVTSNQYRVNVTSNQHRARVTSNHHRARVTSNQYRARVTSNQYRVNVTSNQHRARVTSNQYRARVTSNHHRARYRARVTSNQYRVNVTSNQYRVNVTSNQHRARVTSNEYRARVTSNQARVTSNQYRARVTSNQYRVNVTSNQHRARVTSNHHRARVTSNHHRARYRARVTSNQYRVNVTSNQHRARVTSNHHRARVTSNQYRARVTSNQYRVNVTSNQHRARVTSNQYRARVTSNHHRARYRARVTSNQYRVNVTSNQYRVNVTSNQHRARVTSNHHRARVTSNHHRARYRARVTSNHHRARVTSNHHRASVTSNHHRARVTSNHHRASVTSNQHRARVTSSQHRARVTSSQHRARVTSNHHRASVSSNQYRASVSSNQYRARVTSNQVTSNQYRAKVTSNQYRARVTSNHHRASVTSNHHRARVTSNQHRARVTSNQHRARYRARVTSNQYRARVTSNQYRVNVTSSQHRARVTSNQYRARVTSNHWSSVLPKDTTAGFWWEPGSNLQPSSYWTAVRQFGHLGNVVQGSRVNLEFNKRLDSDAITRLSDVRETPDPSAGSGPTLPDALAS, encoded by the exons ATGATGAGCCTCACGGCTTTTACCAAG ATCCAGTGTAACCAGTACCAGCACAGAGCCAACATAATCAGTAACCAGTACAGAGCCAGCATCaccagtaaccagtacagagccagagtaaccagtaacca agccagagtaaccagtaaccagtacagagccagagtaaccagtaaccagtacagagTCAATGTAACCAATAACCagcacagagccagagtaaccagtaaccagtacagagccagagtaaccagtaacca agccagagtaaccagtaaccagtacagagccagagtaaccagtaaccagtacagagTCAATGTAACCAGTAACCagcacagagccagagtaaccagtaaccatcacagagccagagtaaccagtaaccagtacagagccagagtaaccagtaaccagtacagagTCAATGTAACCAGTAACCagcacagagccagagtaaccagtaaccagtacagagccagagtaactagtaaccatcacagagccaga tacagagccagagtaaccagtaaccagtacagagtcaatgtaaccagtaaccagtacagagTCAATGTAACCAGTAACCagcacagagccagagtaaccagtaacgagtacagagccagagtaaccagtaacca agccagagtaaccagtaaccagtacagagccagagtaaccagtaaccagtacagagTCAATGTAACCAGTAACCagcacagagccagagtaaccagtaaccatcacagagccagagtaaccagtaaccatcacagagccaga tacagagccagagtaaccagtaaccagtacagagTCAATGTAACCAGTAACCagcacagagccagagtaaccagtaaccatcacagagccagagtaaccagtaaccagtacagagccagagtaaccagtaaccagtacagagTCAATGTAACCAGTAACCagcacagagccagagtaaccagtaaccagtacagagccagagtaactagtaaccatcacagagccaga tacagagccagagtaaccagtaaccagtacagagtcaatgtaaccagtaaccagtacagagTCAATGTAACCAGTAACCagcacagagccagagtaaccagtaaccatcacagagccagagtaaccagtaaccatcacagagccaga tacagagccagagtaaccagtaaccatcacagagccagagtaaccagtaaccatcACAGAGCCAGTGTAACCAGTAACCAtcacagagccagagtaaccagtaaccatcacagagccagtgtaaccagtaaccagcacagagccagagtaaccagtagccagcacagagccagagtaaccagtagccagcacagagccagagtaaccagtaaccatcACAGAGCCAGCGTATccagtaaccagtacagagccagcgtatccagtaaccagtacagagccagagtaaccagtaacca agtaaccagtaaccagtacagagccaaagtaaccagtaaccagtacagagccagagtaaccagtaaccatcACAGAGCCAGTGTAACCAGTAACCAtcacagagccagagtaaccagtaaccagcacagagccagagtaaccagtaaccagcacagagccaga tacagagccagagtaaccagtaaccagtacagagccagagtaaccagtaaccagtacagagTCAATGTAACCAGTAGCCagcacagagccagagtaaccagtaaccagtacagagccagagtaaccagtaacca CTGgtccagtgtcttgcccaaggacacaacagcaggattctggtgggagccgggatcgaacctgcaaccttccagttactgGACAGCTGTCAGGCAGTTTGGTCACCTTGGCAACGTGGTACAGGGGAGCAGAGTAAATCTAGAATTTAACAAACGGCTTGATTCTGATGCTATAACGCGGCTCAGTGACGTCCGTGAGACGCCCGACCCGTCTGCCGGATCAGGTCCAACGCTTCCTGACGCTTTAGCCAGCTGA